In Aurantimicrobium minutum, the following proteins share a genomic window:
- a CDS encoding M15 family metallopeptidase — MMRRTTALSSVLIASVFLGGCATGSVDIATSTPTATQTATASPAATPTPTPKPARTPFFNIDDPNSITVVVNKHRPLNPSNFESPDMSVPTALSNPYSRPLRTEAAQALDRMATDAAAAGIQLSVASAYRSYDTQVATYNGFVARDGQAQADTYSARPGHSEHQTGLAVDLNDGGPCQVDVCFADTAAGQWLAANSWQYGFIVRYPNGYDSITGYQYEPWHFRYVGTRVSTAMHNLKIPTLEQFFNLEPAPSYY, encoded by the coding sequence ATGATGCGCAGAACGACCGCACTGAGCTCTGTGTTGATTGCTTCTGTCTTTCTGGGAGGTTGTGCCACTGGGAGTGTTGACATTGCCACGTCAACACCAACGGCCACACAGACCGCAACCGCGAGCCCTGCGGCAACGCCAACACCAACACCGAAGCCTGCGCGCACACCCTTCTTCAACATCGATGACCCCAACTCCATCACCGTGGTGGTGAATAAACACCGCCCGCTCAATCCCAGCAACTTTGAATCCCCAGACATGTCGGTGCCCACAGCACTGTCTAACCCCTACAGTCGCCCCCTGCGTACTGAAGCAGCACAAGCACTCGACCGCATGGCCACAGATGCGGCTGCGGCAGGAATACAGCTCAGTGTTGCCAGCGCCTATCGCAGCTACGACACCCAGGTTGCAACCTATAACGGCTTTGTTGCCCGAGATGGCCAAGCCCAAGCAGACACCTATTCGGCCAGGCCCGGTCACTCCGAACATCAAACCGGGTTAGCTGTTGACCTCAACGACGGCGGTCCCTGCCAGGTCGATGTCTGCTTCGCAGACACCGCCGCAGGGCAGTGGCTTGCAGCCAATTCCTGGCAGTACGGCTTCATTGTTCGCTACCCCAACGGCTACGACTCCATCACTGGGTATCAGTATGAGCCCTGGCATTTCCGCTATGTCGGAACCCGCGTCTCCACCGCGATGCACAACCTGAAAATTCCCACCCTGGAGCAGTTCTTTAACCTCGAACCAGCTCCGAGTTACTACTAA
- a CDS encoding LCP family protein: MSEQKATRARRIRSARAAIRHGNVAPRKGGRTLLSWIGAGLAVVMVATVSIAGIAFWDISRSANAGVALANDQRIPDIGAIEGGVNFLLVGSDSREGTDPGVFDADPGSVLNDVNILLHISADHTNATVVSIPRDMVVHYADCPDGGGGWSGPINGTLNEGGLPCVVLTVEELTGLSIPFAAMIQFNGVIEMANAIGGVEVCVAEPIEDEYTQTFLDAGMHTLSGLQALQFLRTRHGVGDGSDLGRISNQQVFLSSLVRKLKSAQTLTNPVALFGLAKAAISNMTLSNSLNNIDTMMSIAMALKDIPLENVVFVQYPSSTGGTGIYAGKVQPNQAEADALFAALLADQPIALSGTTGNGSVVDPDAEAKAAAQAEAEAKAAAKAAKKATATPTPTATPGATATPTPTSAPVAVLPENVNGQTANDYTCSAGRTLDQQ, from the coding sequence ATGAGTGAGCAGAAAGCAACACGTGCGCGCCGCATTCGCAGCGCGCGTGCAGCTATTCGCCACGGCAATGTGGCACCCCGTAAGGGTGGCCGAACCCTCCTGAGCTGGATTGGTGCCGGCCTTGCCGTAGTTATGGTTGCTACCGTGTCGATTGCCGGAATTGCATTCTGGGATATCTCGCGCAGCGCAAACGCGGGTGTGGCTCTGGCAAACGATCAGCGTATTCCTGACATTGGCGCCATCGAAGGTGGTGTCAACTTCCTGCTCGTGGGTAGCGACTCTCGCGAAGGCACCGACCCAGGTGTTTTCGATGCTGACCCCGGTAGCGTTCTCAACGACGTCAACATCCTGCTTCACATCTCAGCGGACCACACCAATGCAACCGTGGTTTCCATTCCCCGTGACATGGTTGTGCACTACGCGGATTGCCCCGACGGTGGTGGCGGCTGGTCTGGTCCTATCAACGGAACCTTGAATGAGGGCGGCCTGCCCTGTGTAGTTCTCACCGTCGAAGAACTCACCGGCTTGAGCATTCCTTTTGCCGCCATGATTCAGTTCAACGGTGTGATTGAGATGGCAAATGCCATCGGTGGTGTTGAAGTTTGTGTGGCCGAGCCCATCGAGGACGAATACACCCAAACATTCCTCGATGCAGGAATGCACACCCTCTCTGGTCTCCAGGCACTGCAGTTCCTGCGCACCCGTCACGGTGTTGGTGACGGTAGTGACCTTGGCCGTATCTCCAACCAGCAGGTTTTCCTCTCCTCCTTGGTGCGCAAGCTCAAGAGTGCACAAACTCTGACCAACCCTGTTGCCCTCTTCGGTCTGGCCAAGGCAGCCATCTCGAACATGACGCTCTCTAACAGCCTCAACAACATCGACACGATGATGTCTATCGCGATGGCGTTGAAAGACATTCCATTGGAGAACGTTGTCTTCGTTCAATACCCCAGCTCCACGGGTGGAACTGGAATTTATGCGGGCAAGGTTCAACCCAACCAGGCCGAAGCAGATGCCCTCTTTGCCGCACTCCTTGCTGATCAACCCATCGCATTGAGCGGAACAACCGGTAACGGTTCAGTCGTTGACCCTGATGCGGAAGCTAAAGCTGCTGCTCAAGCGGAAGCAGAAGCAAAGGCAGCAGCTAAAGCTGCCAAGAAAGCGACAGCTACCCCCACTCCCACAGCGACTCCTGGAGCAACCGCAACGCCCACTCCAACCTCAGCTCCAGTTGCTGTGTTGCCTGAGAACGTGAACGGTCAGACAGCAAACGACTACACCTGCTCTGCTGGCCGCACCCTCGACCAGCAATAA
- the serS gene encoding serine--tRNA ligase translates to MIDPVLLRENPDVIRASQVARGSDPGLVDAAIEADAARRAALAFFEELRAEQNVFSKKVGQAQGDEKKALLAEVAELAAKVKEANAAASAADEAYTEAARKIQNPIIEGIPSGGEENFVTLREVGTIPTFDFEAKDHLELGELLGAIDMPRGTKVSGSRFYFLKGIGARLELALMNLALDRALEAGFIPLITPTLVRPDIMQGTGFLGEHSDEIYYLPADDLYLTGTSEVALAGYHADEIIDLSNGPLRYAGWSTCYRREAGSGGKDTRGIIRVHQFNKLEMFVYTTPEEAEAEHDRLVAWQEDMLKSLGLAYRVIDVAAGDLGSSAARKFDIEAWVPTQGAFRELTSTSNCTTYQSRRLDTRYRTDSGKTAPVATLNGTLATTRWLVAILETHQQADGSVLVPEALRPYLGGISILTPLDAQ, encoded by the coding sequence GTGATTGACCCAGTATTGCTTCGCGAAAACCCTGACGTTATCCGTGCCTCTCAGGTGGCCAGAGGGTCAGACCCTGGATTAGTCGACGCTGCCATCGAAGCTGATGCTGCCCGCCGTGCTGCACTTGCCTTCTTTGAAGAGCTGCGTGCAGAACAGAATGTGTTCAGCAAGAAAGTTGGTCAAGCTCAAGGTGACGAGAAGAAAGCACTCCTCGCTGAAGTTGCCGAGCTAGCTGCCAAAGTGAAGGAAGCTAACGCTGCTGCCTCAGCAGCAGATGAGGCATACACCGAAGCTGCGCGCAAGATTCAAAACCCCATCATCGAAGGCATCCCTTCTGGTGGAGAAGAAAACTTTGTCACCCTGCGTGAAGTGGGAACAATCCCCACCTTCGACTTTGAGGCCAAAGACCACCTCGAACTTGGTGAACTTCTTGGCGCTATCGACATGCCCCGTGGCACAAAAGTTTCTGGTTCACGTTTTTACTTCCTCAAAGGAATTGGAGCTCGCCTCGAGCTTGCTCTAATGAATCTCGCGCTTGATCGTGCTCTCGAAGCAGGCTTCATCCCCCTCATCACACCCACCCTCGTGCGACCTGACATCATGCAGGGCACCGGATTCTTGGGTGAGCACTCCGACGAAATCTATTACCTCCCCGCAGATGATCTCTATCTCACGGGGACAAGTGAGGTTGCGCTCGCCGGATATCACGCAGATGAAATTATTGACCTCAGCAACGGCCCACTGCGTTATGCCGGATGGTCAACCTGCTATCGCCGTGAAGCAGGATCTGGCGGTAAAGATACGCGCGGAATTATTCGAGTTCATCAGTTCAACAAACTCGAAATGTTTGTCTACACCACTCCTGAAGAGGCAGAAGCTGAGCACGACCGCCTCGTTGCATGGCAAGAAGACATGCTTAAATCCTTGGGTCTTGCCTATCGCGTCATTGATGTGGCTGCCGGAGATCTGGGCTCAAGTGCTGCACGCAAGTTTGATATCGAAGCATGGGTCCCCACTCAGGGTGCTTTCCGAGAACTCACCAGTACCTCGAACTGCACCACGTACCAGTCGCGCCGCCTTGACACCCGCTATCGCACCGACAGCGGAAAGACCGCACCGGTTGCCACACTCAATGGAACCCTTGCCACTACGCGTTGGTTGGTTGCAATTTTGGAAACCCACCAGCAAGCAGACGGTTCCGTCCTAGTTCCTGAAGCTTTGCGTCCCTATCTTGGCGGTATTTCTATTCTGACCCCATTGGATGCTCAGTGA
- a CDS encoding DEAD/DEAH box helicase, which translates to MPKNKKPAGGRPAKNFEPRYGAKKSGGPSAGSRSPGHRGYRPESTEAPRKNRWSNEDRDARRGAPAGERPAYGDRVPRGDRNERPAYNRGERSERPAYGDRTERPRYERSERASYGDRAPRSDRPAYGERSERPSFNRGDRNERPAYNRGERPAYGDRTERPRYDRDGARAERAPYGDRAPRNDRPSYGDRNDRPAYNRGERSERPRYERSDRPSYGDRAPRGERSYGERNDRPARNFGGERPRWNKDEAPRRSASDFYPAKDEKARFSPEEDVVLERLEAQATTAADVDGVSFSDLGLGDNICRQLTAMGAVAPFPIQAATIPDVLSGKDVLGRGKTGSGKTIAFGSPVVERLMENNGGKDRKQGRPPRALILAPTRELAMQIDRTVQPIARSVGLFTTTIFGGVPQHKQVMSLRRGVDIIIATPGRLEDLVEQGHIDLGHIAITVLDEADHMCDLGFLEPVQRILRATKADGQRLLFSATLDKGVAAIVNEFLKDPSVHEVAGEDQASSTIDHRVLVVDHRDKPFVIEQLAAREGKTLIFSRTRAYAEQLADQLEDAGIPATSLHGDLNQNRRTRNLQLLTSGRVNVLVATDVAARGIHVDDIDLVIQADAPDEYKTYMHRAGRTGRAGKQGTVVTIIPRTRQRRMNDLLGRAEIEAEMVPASPGDELLQQLASANA; encoded by the coding sequence ATGCCTAAGAATAAGAAACCTGCCGGCGGTCGTCCGGCCAAGAATTTTGAACCACGCTACGGCGCGAAGAAGTCCGGCGGTCCTTCCGCTGGTTCTCGCAGCCCTGGACACCGCGGATACCGTCCCGAGTCCACTGAAGCACCACGTAAAAACCGCTGGAGCAATGAAGACCGTGACGCACGTCGCGGAGCACCTGCGGGCGAACGTCCCGCTTACGGTGACCGCGTACCACGTGGTGACCGTAACGAACGCCCAGCCTACAACCGCGGTGAGCGTTCTGAGCGCCCTGCCTACGGTGACCGCACCGAGCGTCCACGTTACGAGCGTTCTGAACGTGCTTCCTACGGAGATCGTGCGCCACGCTCAGATCGTCCAGCATATGGTGAGCGTTCCGAGCGCCCTTCGTTCAACCGTGGTGACCGTAATGAACGTCCGGCATACAACCGTGGAGAACGTCCCGCCTACGGAGATCGCACTGAGCGTCCCCGCTACGACCGTGATGGAGCACGCGCAGAGCGCGCTCCATATGGAGACCGCGCACCGCGGAACGACCGACCTTCCTATGGTGACCGCAACGATCGTCCCGCCTACAACCGCGGTGAGCGTTCAGAACGTCCACGCTATGAGCGTTCTGATCGTCCCTCCTACGGTGACCGTGCTCCACGTGGTGAGCGTTCCTATGGTGAGCGTAATGACCGTCCCGCACGCAACTTTGGTGGAGAGCGTCCACGTTGGAACAAGGACGAGGCACCTCGTCGTTCCGCATCCGACTTCTATCCCGCAAAGGACGAGAAGGCCCGCTTTAGCCCTGAAGAAGACGTCGTACTTGAGCGTCTCGAGGCACAAGCAACCACCGCAGCCGATGTTGACGGTGTGAGCTTCTCTGACCTTGGCTTGGGAGATAACATCTGCCGCCAGCTCACCGCCATGGGCGCAGTTGCACCATTCCCCATTCAGGCAGCAACTATTCCCGACGTGCTTTCCGGCAAGGATGTTCTTGGCCGTGGAAAGACCGGATCGGGTAAGACAATCGCCTTCGGTTCACCTGTAGTTGAACGCCTCATGGAAAACAACGGTGGCAAGGACCGTAAGCAGGGTCGACCACCACGTGCACTTATCTTGGCTCCAACCCGTGAGCTCGCAATGCAGATTGACCGCACCGTGCAGCCCATTGCTCGCTCTGTCGGTTTGTTCACCACCACCATCTTTGGCGGTGTTCCTCAGCACAAGCAGGTCATGAGCCTGCGCCGCGGTGTGGACATCATCATTGCAACCCCGGGTCGTTTGGAAGATCTCGTGGAGCAAGGTCACATTGACCTAGGCCACATCGCCATCACTGTGCTCGATGAAGCAGATCACATGTGTGATCTGGGCTTCCTCGAGCCCGTGCAGCGTATCCTCCGCGCCACCAAGGCTGATGGTCAGCGACTGCTGTTCTCGGCAACTTTGGACAAGGGTGTTGCGGCGATCGTGAACGAGTTCCTCAAGGATCCTTCCGTTCACGAGGTTGCTGGTGAAGACCAGGCTTCTTCCACCATTGATCACCGTGTTCTCGTAGTTGATCACCGCGACAAGCCTTTCGTTATTGAACAACTTGCAGCTCGTGAAGGAAAGACACTTATCTTCTCGCGCACCCGTGCATATGCTGAGCAGCTTGCTGACCAGCTCGAGGATGCAGGTATTCCGGCAACCAGCTTGCACGGTGACCTGAACCAGAACCGCCGTACTCGTAACCTTCAGTTGCTCACCAGTGGACGTGTCAACGTCCTCGTGGCAACGGATGTTGCTGCACGCGGTATCCACGTCGATGACATCGATCTGGTTATCCAGGCAGACGCACCTGATGAGTACAAGACTTACATGCACCGTGCCGGTCGCACCGGTCGTGCAGGCAAGCAGGGAACTGTGGTGACGATCATTCCTCGCACCCGTCAGCGTCGTATGAACGACCTGTTGGGCCGCGCAGAGATCGAAGCCGAAATGGTTCCAGCATCCCCTGGTGATGAACTGCTTCAGCAGCTCGCATCAGCTAACGCCTAG
- a CDS encoding HAD family hydrolase — MTQVAPEDRWLVALDVDGTLLTHRGDVAPEVVEAVRAAAARGHEVMLATGRALVETIPVLRQLDIWPEYVVCSNGAMLLKRDPLADDGYVKHHVETFRPENVLNLVKGHLPEGMYAVEDEFGDYYFTEPIPGVDHNLLAHQVKFEELLNLRATRVVVVSPDHETEDFLQVVERIGLKQVSYSIGWAAWLDIAPEGVSKASALEKVREALGFPRSRLFAAGDGNNDIQMIEWAAQLGRGVAMGNAEPEIKAVANEVCGQVHELGLLEALNKLP; from the coding sequence GTGACCCAGGTTGCCCCAGAAGACCGGTGGCTGGTTGCCCTGGATGTTGACGGGACCCTGCTCACGCATCGCGGTGATGTAGCTCCCGAGGTCGTCGAGGCAGTTCGTGCCGCAGCAGCACGAGGTCACGAAGTGATGCTGGCAACGGGACGAGCACTCGTTGAAACAATTCCTGTCCTACGTCAACTCGATATTTGGCCGGAGTATGTGGTGTGTTCCAACGGAGCCATGCTGCTCAAGCGTGACCCGCTTGCCGATGACGGCTATGTCAAACATCACGTGGAAACGTTCCGTCCCGAAAATGTACTTAATCTTGTGAAGGGCCATCTGCCTGAGGGCATGTATGCCGTGGAAGACGAATTCGGCGACTACTACTTCACCGAACCAATCCCCGGCGTCGATCACAATCTGCTTGCCCACCAGGTCAAGTTCGAAGAACTTCTCAATCTCCGTGCAACACGTGTGGTCGTTGTTTCACCCGATCATGAAACAGAAGACTTCCTCCAGGTTGTTGAACGTATCGGTCTCAAGCAGGTGAGCTACTCCATCGGCTGGGCTGCCTGGCTCGATATTGCGCCCGAGGGTGTGAGCAAAGCCTCTGCCTTAGAGAAGGTTCGTGAGGCTCTCGGCTTCCCACGATCTCGACTGTTTGCTGCCGGAGATGGCAACAACGACATTCAAATGATTGAGTGGGCTGCACAGCTCGGACGCGGCGTTGCCATGGGCAATGCAGAGCCAGAAATCAAGGCTGTTGCGAACGAAGTATGCGGCCAAGTGCACGAGCTGGGATTGCTCGAAGCGCTCAATAAATTGCCCTAA
- the pgm gene encoding phosphoglucomutase (alpha-D-glucose-1,6-bisphosphate-dependent), protein MTTRAGTPALPSDLIDIHELVRAYFDLTPDMTVPEQRVVFGTSGHRGSSLNAAFNEQHILATTQAIVEYRALQGITGPLFIGMDTHGLSRPAHETALEVLAANGVRTFKDSRDGFTPTPAVSHAILEYNKAGHGDEADGIVVTPSHNPPQDGGFKYNPPHGGPADSSATNWIAARANELIEGGLVDVKRTNPEGLIEEYDFLEQYVADLENVIDMQAIAESGVHIGTDPLGGASVAYWTAIKERYGLNLTVVNPEVDPAWSFMTLDWDEKIRMDPSSPNAMASLISKRHDFDLLTGNDADADRHGIVTPDAGLMNPNHYLAVAIEYLFANRPGWRQDARIGKTLVSSSMINFVADGLGRVLWEVPVGFKWFVPGLVDGSVGFGGEESAGASFLRKDGTVWTTDKDGIILALLAAEIIAVTGKTPSQLYYNLTEQFGDPAYARVDAPADREAKARLGKLSGDDITATELAGDPIIAKLSHAPGNGEAIGGVKVETEYAWFAARPSGTEDVYKIYAESFRGPEHLKQVQAEAKKIVDAALNS, encoded by the coding sequence GTGACTACTCGCGCTGGAACCCCTGCCCTGCCCTCTGACCTCATTGATATTCATGAGTTGGTGAGGGCCTATTTCGACCTGACTCCGGATATGACCGTGCCTGAACAGCGCGTGGTTTTTGGCACCAGTGGCCACCGTGGCTCATCACTGAACGCGGCTTTCAATGAGCAACACATCCTGGCAACAACCCAGGCCATTGTGGAATATCGTGCCCTGCAGGGAATTACTGGTCCCCTCTTTATCGGCATGGATACCCACGGCCTGTCCCGCCCTGCTCACGAAACAGCTCTGGAAGTACTTGCCGCTAACGGGGTTCGCACGTTCAAAGATTCACGTGACGGTTTCACCCCCACGCCTGCTGTTTCTCACGCCATCTTGGAATACAACAAAGCCGGGCATGGGGATGAAGCTGACGGCATCGTGGTGACCCCCAGCCATAACCCACCTCAGGATGGCGGTTTCAAATACAACCCTCCCCACGGTGGTCCTGCGGACTCTTCCGCCACAAACTGGATTGCTGCTCGGGCTAATGAACTCATCGAAGGCGGCTTGGTTGATGTCAAGCGCACAAACCCTGAGGGTCTGATTGAGGAGTATGACTTCCTCGAGCAGTACGTTGCAGATCTTGAGAATGTCATCGATATGCAAGCTATTGCTGAATCCGGCGTCCACATCGGTACTGATCCCCTTGGTGGTGCCTCTGTCGCGTATTGGACGGCTATCAAGGAACGCTATGGACTCAACCTCACGGTGGTGAACCCCGAGGTTGACCCAGCTTGGTCGTTTATGACCTTGGACTGGGATGAGAAGATTCGCATGGATCCTTCCAGTCCTAACGCGATGGCTTCTCTGATTTCGAAACGTCACGATTTTGATTTGCTCACAGGTAATGACGCTGATGCTGACCGTCACGGCATCGTCACTCCAGATGCGGGACTGATGAACCCAAACCACTACCTCGCTGTGGCTATTGAATATCTTTTTGCCAACCGTCCCGGATGGCGGCAAGATGCCCGCATCGGCAAGACACTGGTCTCCAGCTCCATGATTAACTTCGTTGCCGATGGTTTAGGCCGGGTGCTGTGGGAAGTTCCGGTGGGCTTTAAATGGTTTGTCCCCGGTCTGGTGGATGGCTCGGTTGGTTTCGGTGGTGAAGAAAGCGCCGGTGCCTCGTTCCTGCGCAAAGACGGAACCGTGTGGACCACCGATAAGGACGGAATCATCTTGGCTTTGTTAGCTGCAGAAATTATTGCCGTCACAGGCAAGACTCCCTCGCAGTTGTATTACAACCTCACTGAGCAGTTTGGTGACCCTGCCTATGCTCGCGTGGATGCGCCAGCAGACCGTGAAGCGAAGGCTCGCCTGGGCAAGCTCAGCGGTGATGACATCACCGCCACGGAGCTTGCGGGCGATCCCATTATTGCCAAGCTCTCTCACGCTCCAGGCAATGGCGAAGCTATTGGCGGGGTGAAAGTGGAAACCGAATATGCCTGGTTTGCTGCCCGCCCTTCAGGAACAGAAGATGTCTACAAAATCTATGCTGAATCGTTCCGCGGCCCTGAGCACCTCAAGCAAGTTCAGGCTGAAGCTAAGAAGATTGTTGACGCTGCACTGAACTCTTAG
- a CDS encoding winged helix-turn-helix transcriptional regulator: MSTDLNSIKERIQATDRDVFFSVLSHIGDKWSLVLLGVLSREPMRYTQLVERIPKISRRMLTVTLRQLERDGLIERVVHAETPPWFEYALTELGQTLIVPVRALADWTLDNIDLIIEKREAYDRENPS; encoded by the coding sequence ATGAGTACTGACTTGAACAGCATCAAAGAACGTATCCAGGCCACGGACAGGGACGTCTTCTTCTCGGTGCTCTCCCACATCGGTGACAAGTGGAGCCTTGTTTTACTCGGAGTGCTCAGTAGAGAGCCCATGCGGTACACCCAACTCGTGGAACGCATCCCCAAGATTTCTCGGCGCATGCTTACTGTCACACTTCGGCAGCTGGAACGTGACGGATTGATCGAACGCGTCGTTCACGCTGAAACACCACCCTGGTTTGAATATGCGCTTACCGAATTAGGTCAAACGCTCATTGTTCCTGTTCGCGCGCTTGCCGACTGGACGCTGGACAACATTGATCTCATTATCGAAAAGCGTGAAGCATACGATCGGGAAAACCCGTCCTGA
- the pheA gene encoding prephenate dehydratase — protein sequence MSSSEKVSTAPAYSYLGPAGTFTEAALSQVPEAAGKTWHSVNNVGEALADVVSGRSVAAMIAIENSVEGGVTATQDALANIPNLRIIGEYLVPVEFDLVARQGTSLADINVINAHPVAYAQCRGWLEKTLPHHGHIPSSSNVAAAASLLETDTADAAIAPAGIAKHYDVEVLASGIADNPNAVTRFVLVSKTTELPAPTGSDKTSLIVELPDDRAGGLLEMLEQFATRGVNLSLIQSRPIGDEFGRYRFVIDAEGHARDERVADALLGLRRFSPKVIFLGSYPRADKVTTQHSQRYADGIFQDARAWLAEILGD from the coding sequence ATGAGTTCTTCAGAAAAAGTTTCCACGGCGCCGGCTTACAGCTATCTCGGGCCTGCCGGAACCTTTACTGAAGCTGCCCTCTCGCAGGTTCCAGAAGCCGCCGGAAAGACCTGGCACTCGGTCAATAACGTGGGCGAGGCGCTCGCAGACGTAGTCTCTGGCCGTTCTGTTGCAGCCATGATCGCGATCGAAAACTCGGTCGAAGGTGGCGTCACAGCAACCCAAGACGCTCTGGCCAACATTCCCAACCTGCGCATCATCGGTGAATACCTTGTCCCCGTTGAGTTCGATCTCGTTGCGCGCCAGGGAACTTCCCTCGCAGACATCAACGTCATCAACGCACACCCAGTTGCTTATGCACAGTGCCGGGGCTGGTTAGAAAAGACCCTGCCTCACCATGGCCACATCCCCTCCTCGAGCAATGTGGCGGCAGCGGCCAGTCTCCTCGAGACAGACACCGCAGATGCCGCCATTGCTCCTGCCGGCATAGCCAAGCACTATGACGTTGAGGTCTTAGCCTCAGGCATTGCCGATAACCCCAACGCGGTAACCAGGTTCGTGCTGGTCAGCAAGACCACCGAACTTCCTGCACCCACCGGTTCAGACAAGACCAGCTTGATTGTGGAGCTACCGGATGACCGCGCCGGTGGTCTTCTGGAAATGCTGGAACAGTTCGCAACCCGTGGTGTGAATCTGTCGCTGATTCAGTCACGTCCCATCGGGGATGAATTTGGCCGATACCGCTTCGTCATTGACGCGGAAGGTCACGCCCGTGACGAACGCGTTGCTGACGCACTTCTTGGTTTGCGCCGTTTCAGCCCCAAGGTGATCTTCCTAGGTTCCTACCCTCGTGCAGACAAAGTCACCACCCAACATTCCCAGCGTTACGCCGACGGCATCTTCCAAGATGCACGTGCGTGGCTTGCGGAAATACTCGGAGACTAG